Proteins found in one Pseudomonas mosselii genomic segment:
- a CDS encoding sulfotransferase: MARMNTPLDFQGWLPIRLWQGDAGWRVDWCWFGERRLTRPFFRDDVDLALRLPFNQAMRRETDVQALLDGYARSPGLSPTALLFHASRCGSTLVAQLLASQPRNIVLSEPAPLDNLLRAARQDPAAASWQAEALRALCSAYGQRRQGDEQQLLIKLDAWNIFDAPLLTALYPDAARVFLYRDPLEIVVSQLRQAGMHRVPGLLGASGLDSLLPAPQAMGTVEYTCRMIGEILAAGLTLCERHGAIAVNYSELPDAVWGRLGPLFGIQPGDVADLRAVAAFDAKQPAMNFSADSQRKREEADDEIRAAVIRWAQAPYNALESIRLRNV; this comes from the coding sequence ATGGCGCGTATGAATACTCCGCTGGACTTCCAGGGCTGGCTGCCCATTCGCCTCTGGCAAGGCGACGCCGGCTGGCGGGTGGACTGGTGCTGGTTTGGCGAGCGGCGCCTGACCCGGCCATTCTTCCGCGACGATGTCGACCTGGCGCTGCGCCTGCCGTTCAACCAGGCGATGCGCCGTGAAACCGATGTCCAGGCGCTGCTCGACGGGTATGCACGCAGTCCGGGCCTGAGCCCCACGGCCCTGCTGTTCCACGCTTCACGTTGTGGTTCGACCCTGGTCGCTCAGTTGCTGGCCAGCCAGCCCCGTAACATCGTGCTGTCCGAACCTGCGCCGCTGGACAACCTGCTGCGCGCCGCGCGCCAGGATCCAGCCGCTGCAAGCTGGCAAGCCGAGGCCCTGCGCGCACTGTGCTCGGCCTATGGCCAGCGCCGCCAGGGTGACGAGCAGCAACTGCTGATCAAGCTCGATGCCTGGAACATCTTCGACGCACCGCTGCTGACGGCGCTGTATCCCGATGCGGCCCGGGTATTCCTCTACCGCGACCCACTGGAAATCGTTGTCTCGCAACTGCGCCAGGCGGGCATGCATCGGGTGCCGGGGCTGCTTGGTGCTTCGGGCCTCGACAGCCTGCTGCCAGCCCCCCAAGCCATGGGCACGGTGGAATACACCTGCCGGATGATTGGCGAAATTCTCGCGGCTGGCCTAACGTTGTGCGAACGCCACGGCGCCATCGCCGTGAACTACAGCGAATTGCCCGACGCCGTCTGGGGACGCCTCGGGCCACTGTTCGGCATCCAGCCAGGCGATGTGGCTGACCTGCGCGCCGTCGCGGCCTTCGACGCCAAGCAGCCGGCCATGAACTTCAGCGCCGACAGCCAGCGCAAGCGCGAGGAGGCCGACGACGAAATACGGGCTGCGGTCATCCGTTGGGCCCAGGCGCCTTACAACGCGTTGGAATCCATACGGTTGCGAAACGTCTAG